A single window of Flavobacterium aestivum DNA harbors:
- the rpsO gene encoding 30S ribosomal protein S15, which yields MYLTKEIKEEIFAKHGGKAENTGSAEGQIALFTYRISHLTEHLKKNRHDFNTERSLVLLVGKRRALLDYLKKTEINRYREIIKVLGIRK from the coding sequence ATGTATTTAACTAAAGAAATTAAAGAAGAAATCTTCGCTAAACACGGAGGAAAAGCAGAAAACACAGGATCTGCAGAAGGTCAAATCGCGTTATTCACTTACAGAATTAGCCACCTTACTGAGCACTTGAAAAAAAATCGTCACGATTTCAACACTGAGCGTTCATTGGTACTATTAGTAGGTAAAAGAAGAGCTTTGTTGGATTACTTAAAGAAAACAGAGATTAACAGATACCGTGAGATTATCAAAGTATTGGGTATTAGAAAATAA
- a CDS encoding HYC_CC_PP family protein: protein MNFKKQISIFLAVLLLVSNVGLAFNVHYCGGEISSVSLNSALPSLKSEKGCCEKIVDKKDSCCKDKKIVIQKKVDNGIVKSFSFQFDYTFLVPEHNLIVFTTVPSFKNNLNLSYYCDANAPPLFKLYSQYLLYDRL, encoded by the coding sequence ATGAATTTCAAAAAACAAATAAGCATATTTCTTGCGGTTTTACTATTGGTTTCCAATGTAGGGCTGGCTTTTAATGTACATTATTGCGGAGGAGAAATTTCCTCAGTTTCTTTGAATTCGGCTTTGCCATCACTAAAAAGTGAAAAAGGTTGCTGCGAAAAAATTGTTGACAAAAAAGACAGTTGTTGTAAAGACAAGAAAATTGTCATTCAGAAAAAAGTAGATAACGGAATTGTTAAATCATTTTCTTTTCAATTTGATTATACATTTTTGGTTCCGGAACACAACCTAATTGTTTTTACTACTGTACCTAGTTTTAAAAACAATTTGAATCTTTCTTACTATTGTGATGCCAATGCACCACCACTTTTCAAGCTGTACAGCCAATACCTCCTTTACGATAGATTGTAA
- the xrtF gene encoding exosortase family protein XrtF — protein MKKYLALYKPFLLFLGTFFLTYALLAFLYQLFLDGFEKGKVDSITRLVAQNTETVLSWFHKSVFIKEDSKEPFFTLYYQQKGLVRIVEGCNGVSLIILFISFIAAFSGSLKNTLLFIFGGSLLIYVLNVVRIAILIILIYYFPGKTHLLHGVLFPLVIYGLVFILWIVWVNKFSKYAK, from the coding sequence ATGAAAAAATATCTAGCTCTATACAAACCTTTTTTACTTTTTCTAGGTACTTTTTTTCTAACCTATGCGCTACTTGCATTTTTGTACCAACTTTTTCTAGATGGTTTTGAGAAGGGTAAAGTAGATTCAATAACGCGATTGGTAGCACAAAACACTGAAACCGTTCTTTCTTGGTTTCATAAATCGGTATTTATTAAAGAAGATAGTAAAGAGCCTTTTTTTACTTTGTATTATCAGCAAAAAGGATTGGTAAGGATTGTCGAAGGTTGTAATGGAGTGAGTTTAATCATATTATTTATCTCTTTCATTGCGGCTTTTTCTGGAAGTTTAAAAAATACTTTGCTCTTTATTTTTGGAGGAAGTCTGCTAATTTATGTTCTAAATGTGGTTCGGATTGCCATTTTGATTATCTTGATTTATTATTTTCCTGGTAAAACGCATCTATTGCATGGTGTTCTTTTTCCGTTAGTTATTTATGGTTTAGTTTTTATTCTGTGGATTGTTTGGGTAAATAAATTTTCAAAATATGCTAAATAA
- a CDS encoding polyribonucleotide nucleotidyltransferase, producing the protein MIPKVSKEIIDLGDGRSISIETGKLAKQADGSVVVQMGNAMLLATVVSARKASPGVDFLPLTVDYREKFAAAGRFPGGFFKREARPSDSEVLTMRLVDRVLRPLFPDDYHAETQVMVQLMSHDDSVMPDALAGLAASAALALSDIPFSTLISEVRVARVDGKFIINPSRAQLELSDIDMMIGASKDSIAMVEGEMKEISEKEMVEAIKFAHDAIKIQIDAQERLVEAFGRKETRTYENEKEDQAIYAKVKAAAYDKIYDIAKVGSSKQERTAAFAAIKEEVVALFTEEELEADGDLVSKYFYKVNKDAVRNVTLDLGTRLDGRKTNQIRPIWAEVDYLPSVHGSSIFTRGETQALATATLGTSKEANQIDSPSEQGEEKFYLHYNFPPFSTGEAKPLRGTSRREVGHGNLAQRALKNMIPADCPYTIRVVSEVLESNGSSSMATVCAGTLALMDAGIQMIKPVSGIAMGLITDGDRFAVLSDILGDEDHLGDMDFKVTGTADGITACQMDIKIEGLKYNIMEEALAQAREGRLHILGKITDTLPAPKADVKAYAPKIITRTIPGNFIGALIGPGGKVIQELQKATGTTIVINEVNEEGVIEILGTDPAGIEAVLAKIASITFKPQMNESYEVKVIKMLDFGAVVEYTAAPGNEVLLHVSELAWERTENVSDVVKMGDVFMVKYLGVDPKTKKEKVSRKALLPRPPREEKKE; encoded by the coding sequence ATGATTCCAAAAGTTTCAAAAGAAATTATCGATTTAGGAGATGGCAGAAGCATCTCAATCGAGACCGGAAAATTAGCAAAACAAGCTGACGGTTCAGTAGTAGTTCAAATGGGAAATGCTATGTTGCTTGCAACTGTAGTATCAGCCCGCAAAGCCAGCCCTGGTGTTGACTTTTTACCATTAACGGTAGATTACCGTGAAAAATTTGCAGCAGCAGGTCGTTTCCCTGGTGGTTTTTTCAAAAGAGAAGCTAGACCAAGCGATAGCGAAGTTTTAACAATGAGATTAGTAGACCGCGTATTGCGTCCGCTTTTCCCAGATGATTACCATGCTGAGACACAAGTTATGGTACAATTAATGTCTCATGATGATTCAGTTATGCCAGATGCATTGGCAGGATTAGCTGCTTCAGCTGCACTAGCTTTATCTGACATTCCATTTTCTACATTAATTTCTGAAGTACGTGTAGCACGCGTAGACGGAAAATTCATCATTAACCCAAGTCGTGCTCAATTAGAATTATCTGACATCGACATGATGATTGGAGCTTCTAAAGATTCTATCGCAATGGTGGAAGGTGAAATGAAAGAAATTTCAGAAAAAGAAATGGTAGAAGCAATTAAATTTGCTCATGATGCCATCAAAATCCAAATTGATGCACAAGAAAGACTTGTTGAAGCTTTTGGTAGAAAAGAGACACGTACTTACGAAAACGAAAAAGAAGACCAAGCTATTTATGCTAAAGTAAAAGCTGCTGCTTATGACAAAATTTATGATATTGCCAAAGTAGGTTCTTCAAAACAAGAAAGAACAGCTGCATTTGCTGCTATAAAAGAAGAAGTAGTAGCATTATTTACAGAAGAAGAATTGGAAGCTGACGGAGATTTAGTATCTAAATACTTCTACAAAGTCAACAAAGATGCTGTTCGTAATGTAACTTTAGATCTAGGAACTCGTTTAGACGGAAGAAAAACAAATCAAATTAGACCAATTTGGGCTGAAGTTGATTACTTACCATCTGTACACGGTTCATCTATCTTTACAAGAGGAGAAACTCAAGCATTGGCAACAGCGACTTTAGGAACTTCTAAAGAAGCCAACCAAATTGATTCTCCATCTGAACAAGGAGAAGAAAAATTCTATTTACACTATAACTTCCCTCCTTTCTCTACTGGTGAAGCAAAACCACTAAGAGGAACTTCAAGAAGAGAAGTAGGTCACGGTAACTTAGCACAGCGTGCTTTGAAAAACATGATCCCTGCTGATTGTCCTTATACTATCCGTGTTGTATCTGAAGTTTTAGAATCTAATGGTTCTTCATCTATGGCTACGGTATGTGCTGGAACATTAGCATTAATGGATGCTGGTATCCAAATGATTAAACCTGTTTCTGGAATTGCAATGGGATTAATTACTGATGGAGATCGTTTTGCTGTATTGTCTGATATTCTTGGTGATGAAGATCACTTAGGAGATATGGACTTTAAAGTAACCGGAACTGCGGACGGAATCACTGCTTGTCAAATGGACATCAAAATCGAAGGATTAAAATACAACATCATGGAGGAAGCTTTAGCTCAAGCCCGTGAAGGTCGTTTGCATATCCTTGGGAAAATAACAGATACTTTACCAGCTCCAAAAGCGGATGTAAAAGCATATGCTCCAAAAATCATCACAAGAACCATTCCTGGTAACTTCATTGGTGCTTTGATTGGTCCTGGTGGAAAAGTAATTCAGGAATTACAAAAAGCTACCGGAACTACTATCGTGATTAACGAAGTAAACGAAGAAGGTGTTATTGAAATCTTAGGTACTGATCCTGCTGGAATAGAAGCTGTATTAGCAAAAATCGCTTCTATTACTTTCAAACCACAAATGAATGAGTCTTACGAAGTAAAAGTAATCAAGATGCTTGATTTTGGTGCAGTTGTAGAATACACTGCTGCTCCTGGAAATGAAGTATTACTTCACGTATCTGAACTAGCTTGGGAGCGTACAGAAAACGTTTCGGATGTAGTAAAAATGGGTGACGTATTTATGGTGAAGTATTTAGGTGTGGATCCAAAAACCAAAAAGGAAAAAGTTTCTAGAAAAGCGCTTTTACCAAGACCACCTCGTGAGGAGAAAAAAGAGTAA
- a CDS encoding TonB-dependent receptor yields MNKFTLTLLLLTMFLCSYSQEKNDLTIEFKEVNRKSAIEIIEKSTDYKFYFDKNWFKNDSTLITQQYKSTSIETILNGIFDKTNLNYFIKDKRVILTNNSIIRDQLPDNYFDDKTTKSTTPEQNKSSDKPIFYVQYDSIKNTVRDPGIILIGKEKKYIEKKLYTVSGYIRDGKTKKLLSNVTIRIRNKNISAVTDNDGHYTMNVPSGLNQIETESINHKKITKTVMVYDNGKMDLSLSESINELDEVIIKGNLNKNVKTAVTGVSTIDVEGIKNVPLVLGERDIFRVATTLPGIKTTGEGSAGFNVRGGKDDQNLILLDNATLYNTSHFLGFFSAVNPYTTSKVDIYKGSIPAEFGGRLSSVFDISSKKGNPDKFSGEGGIGSVTSNLAISTPIIKGKSSLLVGGRATYSDWILKRLDEESLKNSEASFYDGTLKYNHKINDKNNFESTFYYSHDTYSISSDSLYKYSNRLISLEWSHIFNSKNKTALIFTNSEYKFNIDYQTEGINSFDYGYKLKETQFILNFNSIYNKKHTFNYGISSKLYKTDPGHLSPNKPESTIKPIDIEDEKALESAAYFTDNYALNDKILISTGLRYSYYAALGESTQRIYQDNLPINDNTVKGSQTYKNNEVIKTYGGFEPRLAVRYLFTDNFSIKGSYDKTFQYIHLLTSNTTQSPTDAWKLSDLNIAPQESQQYSLGLYKNVYNDIVEISLEGYYKKSKNLLDYKVGAELILNENTETQLLQGEGKAYGVELLLKKQIGRLNGWLGYTYSRTFIKLDSNFNDEKVNNGAYFPTNFDKPHEASAVLNYKFTKRYSLSTNFIYQSGRPITYPIGSYMYNGLEYTLYSDRNQYRIPDYYRLDIGFNIEGNHKIKKLSHSFWNISIYNVLGRNNPYSVFFVTKEGQIKAYKTSIFSVPIPTITYNIKF; encoded by the coding sequence ATGAATAAATTTACATTAACACTGCTTTTGTTAACAATGTTTTTATGCTCATACAGTCAAGAAAAAAATGATCTCACAATAGAATTTAAGGAAGTAAATAGAAAATCAGCAATAGAAATCATAGAAAAATCAACTGATTACAAATTTTACTTTGACAAAAATTGGTTCAAAAATGACAGTACTTTAATAACTCAACAATATAAAAGCACTTCTATTGAGACAATTCTGAATGGTATTTTTGACAAGACTAATTTAAATTATTTCATAAAAGACAAAAGAGTAATTCTAACGAATAATAGTATCATAAGAGATCAGTTACCCGACAACTATTTCGATGATAAAACAACAAAAAGCACAACCCCAGAACAAAATAAAAGTTCAGACAAACCAATATTTTATGTGCAGTATGACAGTATAAAAAACACAGTCAGAGATCCTGGCATTATACTAATTGGAAAGGAAAAAAAATATATAGAGAAAAAACTATATACTGTTTCGGGTTATATTAGAGATGGAAAAACAAAAAAACTTCTTTCTAACGTAACAATCAGAATACGTAATAAAAATATAAGTGCTGTTACTGACAACGACGGTCATTACACAATGAATGTCCCTTCTGGTCTGAATCAAATAGAAACAGAATCAATTAACCATAAAAAAATCACTAAGACTGTTATGGTATATGATAATGGTAAAATGGATTTATCATTATCTGAAAGTATAAATGAACTAGACGAAGTTATCATTAAAGGAAATTTAAATAAGAATGTAAAAACTGCTGTAACCGGTGTTTCTACAATTGATGTCGAGGGAATTAAAAACGTACCATTAGTACTTGGTGAAAGAGATATTTTCAGGGTTGCCACAACACTTCCTGGAATAAAAACAACTGGGGAAGGATCTGCAGGATTTAATGTTCGCGGAGGTAAAGACGATCAAAATCTAATCCTTTTAGACAATGCCACCTTGTACAATACTTCGCATTTTTTAGGCTTTTTCTCAGCAGTTAATCCGTATACCACTAGCAAAGTAGATATTTACAAAGGCAGTATACCCGCAGAATTTGGCGGAAGACTTTCTTCTGTATTCGATATCAGTTCCAAAAAAGGAAACCCAGATAAATTTTCCGGAGAAGGTGGTATCGGATCTGTAACGAGCAATCTAGCTATTAGTACTCCAATCATAAAAGGCAAATCAAGTTTATTAGTAGGTGGAAGAGCTACCTACTCTGACTGGATTTTAAAAAGATTAGACGAAGAATCATTAAAAAATAGTGAAGCCTCATTTTATGATGGGACACTAAAATACAATCATAAAATTAATGATAAAAACAATTTTGAATCAACATTTTATTATAGTCATGACACCTATAGCATATCATCTGATTCATTATACAAGTACAGCAATCGTTTAATTTCTTTAGAATGGAGTCATATATTTAATAGCAAAAACAAAACTGCATTAATTTTTACAAATAGCGAATATAAATTCAACATCGATTATCAAACAGAGGGAATAAACTCTTTTGATTATGGATACAAATTAAAAGAAACTCAATTCATTCTTAATTTTAACAGCATATACAATAAAAAGCACACCTTCAATTATGGTATTTCAAGTAAATTATACAAAACTGATCCTGGACATTTATCCCCTAATAAACCAGAATCAACAATAAAACCCATAGACATTGAAGACGAAAAAGCCTTAGAATCAGCAGCATATTTTACTGATAATTATGCTTTAAACGATAAAATATTAATAAGCACTGGCTTACGCTATTCTTATTATGCCGCTTTGGGGGAATCAACCCAAAGAATTTATCAAGATAATCTCCCAATAAATGACAATACTGTAAAAGGATCGCAGACATACAAGAACAACGAAGTCATTAAAACATATGGTGGTTTTGAACCTAGGCTAGCTGTACGTTATTTATTTACAGATAATTTTTCTATCAAAGGAAGTTATGATAAAACTTTTCAATACATCCATTTACTAACGAGTAACACAACACAATCTCCTACTGATGCATGGAAACTTTCTGATTTGAATATTGCTCCACAAGAATCACAACAATACTCATTAGGACTTTATAAAAATGTATACAATGATATAGTCGAAATAAGCTTAGAGGGGTATTATAAAAAATCAAAAAATCTGCTTGATTATAAAGTAGGTGCCGAACTAATTTTAAACGAAAATACTGAAACGCAGCTTTTACAAGGGGAAGGAAAAGCCTACGGAGTCGAACTATTGCTAAAAAAACAAATAGGCAGATTGAACGGATGGCTCGGATATACTTATTCCAGAACTTTTATAAAACTGGATAGTAATTTTAATGATGAAAAAGTAAACAATGGAGCTTATTTCCCAACAAATTTTGACAAACCACACGAAGCAAGTGCTGTCTTAAATTACAAATTCACAAAACGCTATAGTCTTTCTACTAATTTCATTTATCAATCAGGAAGACCTATAACCTACCCTATTGGCAGTTACATGTATAACGGATTAGAATACACTCTGTATAGCGATAGAAATCAATATAGAATTCCGGATTATTATAGATTAGACATAGGTTTTAACATAGAGGGAAATCATAAAATAAAAAAACTGAGCCATAGCTTTTGGAACATATCAATATATAATGTTTTAGGAAGGAACAATCCTTATTCTGTGTTTTTCGTAACAAAAGAAGGACAAATAAAGGCGTATAAAACATCTATTTTCTCAGTTCCAATACCAACTATTACTTATAACATTAAGTTTTAA
- a CDS encoding MBL fold metallo-hydrolase: MKITCIGGVGTVTGSKTLVESNGIRILIDCGQFQGLKELREHNWEPLPILPSTIDFVLLTHGHLDHCGWLPRLVNQGFEGKIYCTSPTAAVAKLILLDSAKIQEEDAKLANEGKYSKHEKAEPLYTVDQAEKVFPRFRVINPNEIIDLDAEIEAVFSNAGHILGACSVELRLENKVLVFSGDIGRDNDVLMFPPVKPKKADYVFLESTYGDKLHPDTDPKLELELYINSTVHNGGTILIPSFAVERVQSVMYLLWKLKEEGRIPNIPYIVDTPMGISMLGLFTANQKWHKLPEHEFIAMCKMFTLISDYQESIDTIYNKQSKLVIAASGMVTGGRILSYLERYIELPETTVIIVGYQGEGTRGREMLEGAAEVKIHGKFYEVKAKVIEIEGLSAHGDQEDLINWLSDLEEKPKNVFLVHGEKEPAEVLGMKIQEKYGLECIIPMMGQVFEL, from the coding sequence ATGAAAATCACATGTATTGGAGGGGTAGGAACGGTTACGGGTTCAAAAACTTTGGTAGAAAGTAACGGAATTCGAATTTTAATTGACTGTGGACAATTTCAGGGATTAAAGGAGCTCAGAGAACACAATTGGGAGCCTTTGCCTATTTTGCCTTCAACGATAGATTTTGTATTGTTAACACATGGTCATTTAGATCATTGCGGCTGGTTGCCTAGGTTAGTAAATCAAGGCTTTGAAGGGAAAATATATTGTACAAGCCCAACAGCAGCTGTTGCTAAGCTTATTTTATTAGATAGTGCCAAAATTCAAGAAGAAGATGCTAAGTTGGCTAACGAGGGAAAGTATTCGAAACATGAAAAAGCAGAACCACTTTATACTGTAGACCAGGCAGAAAAAGTTTTTCCTCGTTTTAGAGTGATTAATCCCAATGAAATAATTGATTTAGATGCTGAAATTGAAGCTGTTTTTTCAAATGCGGGACATATACTTGGAGCGTGTTCTGTAGAGCTTCGACTCGAAAATAAAGTTTTAGTTTTTTCGGGAGATATTGGTCGAGATAATGATGTGTTGATGTTTCCTCCTGTAAAGCCTAAAAAAGCTGATTATGTCTTTCTTGAAAGCACCTATGGGGATAAGCTACATCCGGATACAGATCCCAAATTAGAACTTGAATTGTATATTAATAGTACAGTACATAATGGAGGAACTATTTTAATACCAAGTTTTGCAGTTGAACGAGTTCAAAGTGTGATGTACTTGCTGTGGAAATTGAAAGAAGAAGGTAGGATACCAAATATCCCTTATATTGTAGATACGCCTATGGGAATAAGTATGTTAGGATTATTTACAGCTAATCAAAAATGGCATAAGTTACCTGAACACGAATTTATTGCGATGTGCAAAATGTTTACTCTGATTTCCGATTATCAAGAATCGATTGATACGATTTATAATAAGCAATCAAAATTAGTAATCGCAGCTAGTGGAATGGTTACTGGTGGAAGAATTTTGAGTTATTTGGAACGCTACATTGAATTGCCCGAAACTACGGTGATTATTGTAGGATATCAAGGCGAAGGAACCCGTGGTAGGGAAATGCTTGAAGGAGCTGCAGAGGTGAAAATTCATGGTAAGTTTTATGAAGTAAAGGCCAAAGTAATTGAAATCGAAGGTTTGTCGGCACATGGAGATCAGGAGGATCTAATTAACTGGCTTTCGGATTTGGAAGAAAAACCTAAAAATGTATTTTTGGTACATGGAGAAAAAGAACCAGCCGAAGTGCTAGGGATGAAGATTCAGGAAAAATACGGTTTAGAATGTATTATTCCAATGATGGGACAAGTGTTCGAGTTGTGA
- a CDS encoding restriction endonuclease, protein MKIVKHSGVIVDFNRSKLKESLLKSGATPAVVDDVLQLIEKEVYEGISTKHIYKMAFGLLKKASNSHAAQYNLREAIRLLGPTGFFFEKFIARLFASEHYETKVNLNLQGKCVSHEVDVLVKNNNVITMVECKFHVGRDAVTDVKVPMYILSRFNDLKERQHEIFSRGESISKCWIITNNRFSTDAVDFAECSGINLLSWDHPTTNNLKNRIDNHRLYPITCLTTLSLSEKEKLLILDVILVQDIIDDRTYLEKIGLSPKRTKNVMKEASALCRF, encoded by the coding sequence ATGAAAATTGTAAAACATTCGGGAGTGATTGTTGACTTTAATCGCTCAAAATTGAAGGAGTCTTTACTAAAGTCAGGAGCAACTCCAGCAGTCGTTGATGATGTTTTACAATTGATTGAAAAAGAAGTTTACGAAGGTATTTCTACCAAACATATTTATAAAATGGCTTTTGGTCTTCTTAAAAAAGCCTCCAATTCGCATGCAGCCCAATATAATTTAAGAGAGGCGATTCGGTTATTGGGACCTACAGGTTTTTTTTTCGAAAAATTTATTGCTCGACTCTTTGCTTCTGAACATTATGAAACCAAAGTCAATTTGAATCTGCAAGGCAAATGTGTTTCCCATGAGGTCGATGTTTTGGTTAAGAATAATAATGTCATAACCATGGTAGAATGTAAATTTCATGTTGGGAGAGATGCTGTTACAGATGTGAAAGTGCCTATGTATATATTATCCCGCTTTAATGATTTGAAAGAGAGACAGCATGAAATATTTTCCAGAGGGGAAAGTATTTCAAAATGTTGGATTATTACCAATAATCGATTTAGTACAGACGCAGTAGATTTTGCAGAATGTTCGGGTATTAATTTGTTGAGTTGGGACCATCCTACAACCAATAATTTAAAAAACAGAATAGATAATCACAGGTTGTATCCGATAACTTGTTTGACAACATTGTCTCTTTCTGAAAAAGAAAAATTATTGATTTTGGATGTTATTTTAGTTCAGGATATTATTGATGATAGAACGTATTTGGAGAAAATTGGTTTGAGTCCCAAAAGAACTAAGAATGTGATGAAAGAAGCATCAGCATTGTGTAGGTTTTAA
- a CDS encoding GAF domain-containing protein, whose protein sequence is MTLKELEPKVTEITSNTSLSRDEKLLSVCQLLSDSISYYNWVGFYFANHETQTLHLGPYVGAETDHTVIPFGKGICGQVAVSNNNFVVPDVSAQDNYIACSFTVKSEIVVPLFVNGENIGQIDIDSHVIDPFTEADERFLEFVNEEIAKLY, encoded by the coding sequence ATGACACTTAAAGAATTAGAACCAAAAGTAACCGAAATCACTTCAAATACAAGTCTTTCAAGAGACGAAAAACTTTTATCCGTTTGTCAACTTTTGAGTGATTCTATTTCTTACTATAACTGGGTAGGATTTTATTTTGCCAATCACGAAACCCAAACGCTCCACCTTGGTCCATACGTAGGTGCCGAAACTGATCATACGGTTATACCATTTGGAAAAGGCATTTGCGGGCAAGTTGCAGTTTCGAACAACAATTTTGTCGTTCCTGATGTAAGTGCACAAGACAATTATATAGCCTGTAGCTTTACTGTAAAATCAGAAATAGTTGTGCCTCTTTTTGTAAATGGAGAAAACATTGGACAAATTGACATTGACAGTCATGTTATTGATCCTTTCACAGAAGCTGACGAACGTTTCTTGGAATTTGTAAACGAAGAGATTGCAAAGTTGTATTAA
- a CDS encoding exosortase F system-associated membrane protein, whose protein sequence is MLNKILHNKIDILISLLLVCLLVGVRAFEDNLFYDPFLIYFKGDYIVLSLPEYNGLLLFLGMLFRYGLNTALSLGIIYFLFKDKEMVKFASILYLLFFLVLIIAFFFILYFYGNQNNLLLFYVRRFLIQPLFLILFIPAFYFQKLSK, encoded by the coding sequence ATGCTAAATAAAATACTTCATAATAAGATAGATATTCTTATTTCACTCCTTCTGGTTTGTTTATTAGTTGGTGTTCGTGCCTTCGAGGATAATTTATTTTATGATCCTTTTTTGATTTATTTTAAGGGAGATTATATAGTATTGTCTTTGCCTGAGTATAATGGTTTACTACTATTTTTGGGCATGTTGTTTCGTTATGGTTTGAATACTGCTTTGTCATTAGGGATTATTTATTTTCTTTTTAAGGATAAAGAGATGGTCAAATTTGCTTCGATTTTGTATCTTTTGTTTTTCTTAGTTTTGATAATCGCCTTCTTTTTTATTCTTTATTTTTATGGGAATCAAAATAATCTTCTATTGTTTTATGTGCGTCGTTTTTTGATTCAGCCTTTGTTTTTAATTCTTTTTATACCAGCGTTTTATTTTCAAAAACTAAGTAAGTAA
- a CDS encoding DUF4249 domain-containing protein, whose protein sequence is MKIKDNITSHFIKYILIFSVILFTSCTEQYVLQSNTFEDILVVNGIITNELRLQEIKVNRTYRLEENKPVFEKGANVYITDNDNTVYEFEEDVDSYISKSAFKAIPGKKYQLNIITKDGKSYSSTPEILTPESEVQVTPIVQTNEGEKGVNINVSSYDPTGQSKFYRYEYDETYKIIAPYWNPNKYIIAPYLTPDGDPDFLVVPRTGETRTCYTTKSLDDLTLKSTVGLTEDRINFPIRYISVKDPILRERYSIIVRQYVQNLASYTYYKTLKDLSISKSILSQTQTGFNYGNLKCNDNPNEKIVGYFEVSSVSSKRIFFNFIDIFPKEANYPPYFIKCNTIEKSNCFKEKGCGGAFIEAYVNSVFYVYYGSTDDNRIYTFVEADCGDCTKFSSNIKPLFWID, encoded by the coding sequence ATGAAAATTAAAGACAACATTACTTCTCATTTCATTAAGTATATACTTATTTTTAGTGTTATACTATTCACTAGCTGTACAGAACAATATGTTTTACAATCTAATACATTTGAAGATATACTAGTTGTAAATGGCATTATCACAAATGAATTAAGATTACAAGAAATCAAAGTAAATAGAACCTACCGATTGGAAGAAAACAAACCAGTTTTTGAAAAAGGGGCAAATGTATATATTACAGACAATGACAATACAGTTTATGAATTTGAAGAAGATGTAGATTCATACATTTCAAAATCGGCCTTTAAAGCAATTCCTGGAAAAAAGTACCAATTAAATATAATAACCAAAGATGGCAAGTCATACTCATCGACCCCAGAAATATTAACTCCGGAAAGCGAAGTTCAGGTTACTCCAATAGTTCAGACAAACGAAGGTGAGAAGGGAGTAAATATAAACGTTAGTAGTTATGATCCAACTGGTCAATCAAAATTTTATAGATACGAATATGATGAAACCTATAAAATTATAGCTCCCTATTGGAATCCAAATAAATACATAATCGCTCCTTATTTAACACCAGACGGAGATCCTGATTTTTTAGTAGTCCCAAGAACAGGGGAAACAAGAACTTGTTATACAACAAAGTCATTGGATGACTTAACTTTGAAAAGTACAGTAGGATTAACAGAAGATCGAATAAACTTCCCTATCAGATACATAAGCGTCAAGGATCCAATACTTAGAGAACGCTATAGTATAATTGTTCGTCAATACGTACAAAACTTAGCATCTTACACTTACTACAAAACATTGAAAGATTTATCTATTTCAAAAAGTATATTATCACAAACCCAAACGGGTTTTAATTATGGTAATCTAAAATGCAATGACAATCCAAATGAGAAAATTGTCGGCTATTTTGAAGTTTCTTCGGTATCGTCAAAAAGAATTTTTTTCAACTTTATCGATATATTTCCAAAAGAAGCTAATTACCCTCCATATTTTATAAAATGTAATACAATAGAAAAATCAAATTGCTTCAAAGAAAAAGGCTGTGGTGGTGCTTTTATAGAAGCATATGTAAATTCTGTTTTCTATGTCTATTACGGTAGTACAGATGACAATCGCATCTATACTTTTGTAGAGGCTGATTGCGGTGATTGCACAAAATTCTCATCAAACATAAAACCTTTATTTTGGATAGACTAA